The following coding sequences are from one Sesamum indicum cultivar Zhongzhi No. 13 linkage group LG11, S_indicum_v1.0, whole genome shotgun sequence window:
- the LOC105173340 gene encoding uncharacterized protein LOC105173340 isoform X1 yields MAFHVACPITCRRICFCALGFPGRLRSEKGKNDFLEEVARVEQFLNDPWLIKATENATVQVKVPKVIVSQAPPPPPPQFAAVVSVGGGEDEAAAMAAASAQVKRAALQKQAAAASMVAEDYARRFESGDLATSVKDAAGEEQGQSTTKIMCRLCFSGENEGSERARKMLSCNSCGKKYHRNCLKAWSQHRDLFHWSSWTCPSCRICEVCRRTGDPNKFMFCKRCDGAYHCYCQQPPHKNVGHGRYLCPKHTKCHSCSSSVPGNGLSVRWFLGYTCCDACGRLFVKGNYCPVCLKVYRDSESTPMVCCDICQRWVHCPCDGISDAKYMQFQVDGNLQYVCPTCRGECCQIRNLEEAVQELWRRRDEADKDLIASLRAAAGLPTEEEIFDISPFSDDEESGPILKNEYSRSLKFSLKGLGDKSPRKSKEHGKKSSNKKYGKKKGNETSIIGGIDAYQSIGGNADGPFGYNTGDIKNEEMQFSGELASLSPVAGDLTEGVSAANEAAVSKHKNVDEVTTTNVTKASRTIKIKSSKSHGLNTREETGTNNGGPKTTQGPKLVIHLGGRSRNATSPPRSEGSSFKRGQELPSSNVGAEDTSQLKHPEYIDRPDTGSKFGDSKGHKIDHTDQKKGPKLREKDSHLIKFKNANSELSIISSKLTGGEFADGYESVSPKNTYSILGKRGTEDSASVRSGSEVPVSRRTKYSSVKPAEDSPISGDLIDDNSSIPSISQASTKDRKPFLKFKIPKNSNNGNQNVPSSFSNVTQNPLPLPGKEEITYTRGQRSKRRRPGQGDEDASQWREDTMKDFTDANWILQKLGKDAAGKRVEVHQASNNSWHRGTVVEVFEGTSVVSIALDDGKKTKSFELGKQGIRFVSQKQKY; encoded by the exons ATGGCCTTTCATGTTGCTTGCCCAATTACCTG cCGGCGGATATGTTTCTGTGCTTTGGGCTTTCCGGGGAGGCTGCGGAGCGAGAAGGGCAAGAACGACTTTTTGGAGGAGGTTGCTAGGGTTGAGCAGTTCTTGAATGACCCGTGGTTGATCAAGGCAACGGAGAATGCAACGGTTCAGGTTAAGGTTCCGAAAGTTATTGTCTCACAAGCGCCGCCGCCTCCGCCGCCCCAATTTGCGGCGGTCGTGTCGGTGGGGGGTGGAGAAGATGAGGCAGCCGCGATGGCAGCAGCTTCGGCGCAGGTAAAGAGGGCTGCGCTGCAGAAGCAAGCAGCTGCTGCTTCGATGGTGGCTGAGGATTACGCTAGGAGGTTTGAGTCTGGCGATTTGGCG ACTTCTGTAAAGGATGCTGCTGGAGAAGAGCAAGGTCAGTCAACTACCAAAATAATGTGTCGGCTATGCTTTTCTGGTGAAAATGAAGGAAGTGAAAGGGCAAGAAAGATGTTATCTTGCAATAGTTGTGGCAAGAAGTACCACCGGAACTGCCTAAAAGCTTGGTCTCAACACAGAG ATCTTTTTCACTGGAGTTCTTGGACTTGCCCCTCTTGCCGCATATGTGAG GTGTGTCGAAGAACTGGAGATCCAAATAAGTTTATGTTCTGTAAAAGGTGTGACGGTGCATACCACTGTTACTGTCAGCAACCTCCACACAAG AATGTTGGCCATGGGCGTTATTTGTGTccaaaacacaccaagtgcCATAGCTGTAGTTCTTCAGTCCCTGGAAATGGCCTAAGTGTAAG ATGGTTTTTGGGCTATACTTGTTGTGATGCTTGCGGAAGATTGTTTGTAAAAGGAAATTACTGCCCTGTTTGTTTAAAG GTCTATAGAGACTCTGAATCAACTCCCATGGTTTGCTGTGATATCTGTCAACGCTGGGTGCATTGTCCCTGTGATGGGATCAG TGATGCAAAATACATGCAATTTCAAGTTGATGGAAATCTCCAATATGTTTGTCCTACTTGTCGTGGAGAATGCTGCCAG ATCAGGAATCTTGAGGAGGCTGTTCAGGAGCTCTGGAGACGAAGAGATGAGGCTGACAAGGATCTGATAGCAAGCTTGAGGGCAGCAGCTGGTCTGCCAACTGAAGAAGAAATTTTTGACATTTCACCTTTTTCTGATGATGAAGAGAGTGGACCCATCTTAAAGAATGAGTACAGCCGTTCTTTGAAGTTTTCTCTTAAAGGGTTAGGTGATAAATCACCACGGAAGAGCAAAGAGCATGGgaaaaaatcttcaaataaGAAGTATGGCAAGAAAAAGGGTAACGAAACATCTATAATTGGTGGAATTGATGCTTATCAAAGTATTGGTGGGAACGCTGATGGTCCATTTGGATATAACACAGGCGATATTAAGAATgaagaaatgcaattttctggTGAACTTGCTAGTCTCTCTCCTGTTGCCGGAGATTTGACAGAAGGTGTATCTGCAGCAAATGAGGCTGCGGTCTCCAAACACAAGAATGTTGATGAGGTTACAACAACCAATGTAACTAAGGCATCTAGAACTATCAAAATAAAGAGTAGTAAGTCTCACGGCTTGAATACCAGGGAGGAAACTGGAACTAATAATGGCGGGCCCAAGACTACGCAAGGACCAAAGCTTGTTATACATTTGGGTGGGCGAAGTAGAAATGCAACTAGTCCTCCAAGATCTGAAGGTTCGAGCTTCAAAAGGGGTCAAGAATTGCCTTCTTCAAATG TAGGAGCTGAGGATACGAGTCAACTGAAACATCCTGAGTATATCGACAGGCCTGACACTGGATCTAAATTTGGCGATTCAAAAG GACACAAAATAGACCACACTGATCAAAAAAAGGGTCCTAAGTTACGAGAAAAAGACAGCCATTTGATAAAGTTCAAGAATGCCAATTCAGAACTCTCTATCATTAGCTCAAAACTTACTGGAGGAGAATTCGCTGATGGGTATGAATCTGTTTCCCCAAAGAATACATATTCTATTCTAGGAAAGAGGGGTACTGAAGACAGTGCATCTGTAAGGAGTGGCTCTGAAGTCCCAGTCAGTCGGAGGACCAAATATTCTTCCGTGAAGCCTGCTGAGGATAGTCCTATTTCTGGTGACTTGATTGATGATAATAGTAGCATACCTTCCATTTCACAGGCTTCAACCAAGGATCGCAAGCCTTTCTTGAAGTTTAAAATTCCCAAGAATTCTAATAATGGCAACCAAAATGTTCCCAGTAGTTTCAGTAATGTAACTCAGAATCCATTGCCACTTCCTGGGAAGGAAGAGATAACTTATACCCGGGGTCAAAGGTCAAAACGGAGAAGACCAGGACAAGGTGATGAAGATGCATCCCAATGGCGTGAAGACACAATGAAGGACTTCACAGATGCCAATTGGATACTGCAGAAATTGGGAAAAGATGCTGCTGGGAAGAGAGTAGAAGTTCATCAAGCATCCAACAATTCTTG GCATAGGGGGACCGTGGTAGAAGTCTTTGAGGGTACGTCAGTCGTTTCAATTGCTCTTGATGATGGGAAGAAGACCAAGAGTTTTGAACTTGGGAAGCAAGGAATCCGTTTCGTTTCTCAGAAGCAAAAGTATTGA
- the LOC105173340 gene encoding uncharacterized protein LOC105173340 isoform X2 has translation MAFHVACPITCRRICFCALGFPGRLRSEKGKNDFLEEVARVEQFLNDPWLIKATENATVQVKVPKVIVSQAPPPPPPQFAAVVSVGGGEDEAAAMAAASAQVKRAALQKQAAAASMVAEDYARRFESGDLATSVKDAAGEEQGQSTTKIMCRLCFSGENEGSERARKMLSCNSCGKKYHRNCLKAWSQHRDLFHWSSWTCPSCRICEVCRRTGDPNKFMFCKRCDGAYHCYCQQPPHKNVGHGRYLCPKHTKCHSCSSSVPGNGLSVRWFLGYTCCDACGRLFVKGNYCPVCLKVYRDSESTPMVCCDICQRWVHCPCDGISDAKYMQFQVDGNLQYVCPTCRGECCQIRNLEEAVQELWRRRDEADKDLIASLRAAAGLPTEEEIFDISPFSDDEESGPILKNEYSRSLKFSLKGLGDKSPRKSKEHGKKSSNKKYGKKKGNETSIIGGIDAYQSIGGNADGPFGYNTGDIKNEEMQFSGELASLSPVAGDLTEGVSAANEAAVSKHKNVDEVTTTNVTKASRTIKIKSSKSHGLNTREETGTNNGGPKTTQGPKLVIHLGGRSRNATSPPRSEGSSFKRGQELPSSNGAEDTSQLKHPEYIDRPDTGSKFGDSKGHKIDHTDQKKGPKLREKDSHLIKFKNANSELSIISSKLTGGEFADGYESVSPKNTYSILGKRGTEDSASVRSGSEVPVSRRTKYSSVKPAEDSPISGDLIDDNSSIPSISQASTKDRKPFLKFKIPKNSNNGNQNVPSSFSNVTQNPLPLPGKEEITYTRGQRSKRRRPGQGDEDASQWREDTMKDFTDANWILQKLGKDAAGKRVEVHQASNNSWHRGTVVEVFEGTSVVSIALDDGKKTKSFELGKQGIRFVSQKQKY, from the exons ATGGCCTTTCATGTTGCTTGCCCAATTACCTG cCGGCGGATATGTTTCTGTGCTTTGGGCTTTCCGGGGAGGCTGCGGAGCGAGAAGGGCAAGAACGACTTTTTGGAGGAGGTTGCTAGGGTTGAGCAGTTCTTGAATGACCCGTGGTTGATCAAGGCAACGGAGAATGCAACGGTTCAGGTTAAGGTTCCGAAAGTTATTGTCTCACAAGCGCCGCCGCCTCCGCCGCCCCAATTTGCGGCGGTCGTGTCGGTGGGGGGTGGAGAAGATGAGGCAGCCGCGATGGCAGCAGCTTCGGCGCAGGTAAAGAGGGCTGCGCTGCAGAAGCAAGCAGCTGCTGCTTCGATGGTGGCTGAGGATTACGCTAGGAGGTTTGAGTCTGGCGATTTGGCG ACTTCTGTAAAGGATGCTGCTGGAGAAGAGCAAGGTCAGTCAACTACCAAAATAATGTGTCGGCTATGCTTTTCTGGTGAAAATGAAGGAAGTGAAAGGGCAAGAAAGATGTTATCTTGCAATAGTTGTGGCAAGAAGTACCACCGGAACTGCCTAAAAGCTTGGTCTCAACACAGAG ATCTTTTTCACTGGAGTTCTTGGACTTGCCCCTCTTGCCGCATATGTGAG GTGTGTCGAAGAACTGGAGATCCAAATAAGTTTATGTTCTGTAAAAGGTGTGACGGTGCATACCACTGTTACTGTCAGCAACCTCCACACAAG AATGTTGGCCATGGGCGTTATTTGTGTccaaaacacaccaagtgcCATAGCTGTAGTTCTTCAGTCCCTGGAAATGGCCTAAGTGTAAG ATGGTTTTTGGGCTATACTTGTTGTGATGCTTGCGGAAGATTGTTTGTAAAAGGAAATTACTGCCCTGTTTGTTTAAAG GTCTATAGAGACTCTGAATCAACTCCCATGGTTTGCTGTGATATCTGTCAACGCTGGGTGCATTGTCCCTGTGATGGGATCAG TGATGCAAAATACATGCAATTTCAAGTTGATGGAAATCTCCAATATGTTTGTCCTACTTGTCGTGGAGAATGCTGCCAG ATCAGGAATCTTGAGGAGGCTGTTCAGGAGCTCTGGAGACGAAGAGATGAGGCTGACAAGGATCTGATAGCAAGCTTGAGGGCAGCAGCTGGTCTGCCAACTGAAGAAGAAATTTTTGACATTTCACCTTTTTCTGATGATGAAGAGAGTGGACCCATCTTAAAGAATGAGTACAGCCGTTCTTTGAAGTTTTCTCTTAAAGGGTTAGGTGATAAATCACCACGGAAGAGCAAAGAGCATGGgaaaaaatcttcaaataaGAAGTATGGCAAGAAAAAGGGTAACGAAACATCTATAATTGGTGGAATTGATGCTTATCAAAGTATTGGTGGGAACGCTGATGGTCCATTTGGATATAACACAGGCGATATTAAGAATgaagaaatgcaattttctggTGAACTTGCTAGTCTCTCTCCTGTTGCCGGAGATTTGACAGAAGGTGTATCTGCAGCAAATGAGGCTGCGGTCTCCAAACACAAGAATGTTGATGAGGTTACAACAACCAATGTAACTAAGGCATCTAGAACTATCAAAATAAAGAGTAGTAAGTCTCACGGCTTGAATACCAGGGAGGAAACTGGAACTAATAATGGCGGGCCCAAGACTACGCAAGGACCAAAGCTTGTTATACATTTGGGTGGGCGAAGTAGAAATGCAACTAGTCCTCCAAGATCTGAAGGTTCGAGCTTCAAAAGGGGTCAAGAATTGCCTTCTTCAAATG GAGCTGAGGATACGAGTCAACTGAAACATCCTGAGTATATCGACAGGCCTGACACTGGATCTAAATTTGGCGATTCAAAAG GACACAAAATAGACCACACTGATCAAAAAAAGGGTCCTAAGTTACGAGAAAAAGACAGCCATTTGATAAAGTTCAAGAATGCCAATTCAGAACTCTCTATCATTAGCTCAAAACTTACTGGAGGAGAATTCGCTGATGGGTATGAATCTGTTTCCCCAAAGAATACATATTCTATTCTAGGAAAGAGGGGTACTGAAGACAGTGCATCTGTAAGGAGTGGCTCTGAAGTCCCAGTCAGTCGGAGGACCAAATATTCTTCCGTGAAGCCTGCTGAGGATAGTCCTATTTCTGGTGACTTGATTGATGATAATAGTAGCATACCTTCCATTTCACAGGCTTCAACCAAGGATCGCAAGCCTTTCTTGAAGTTTAAAATTCCCAAGAATTCTAATAATGGCAACCAAAATGTTCCCAGTAGTTTCAGTAATGTAACTCAGAATCCATTGCCACTTCCTGGGAAGGAAGAGATAACTTATACCCGGGGTCAAAGGTCAAAACGGAGAAGACCAGGACAAGGTGATGAAGATGCATCCCAATGGCGTGAAGACACAATGAAGGACTTCACAGATGCCAATTGGATACTGCAGAAATTGGGAAAAGATGCTGCTGGGAAGAGAGTAGAAGTTCATCAAGCATCCAACAATTCTTG GCATAGGGGGACCGTGGTAGAAGTCTTTGAGGGTACGTCAGTCGTTTCAATTGCTCTTGATGATGGGAAGAAGACCAAGAGTTTTGAACTTGGGAAGCAAGGAATCCGTTTCGTTTCTCAGAAGCAAAAGTATTGA
- the LOC105173340 gene encoding uncharacterized protein LOC105173340 isoform X3 produces MAFHVACPITCRRICFCALGFPGRLRSEKGKNDFLEEVARVEQFLNDPWLIKATENATVQVKVPKVIVSQAPPPPPPQFAAVVSVGGGEDEAAAMAAASAQVKRAALQKQAAAASMVAEDYARRFESGDLATSVKDAAGEEQGQSTTKIMCRLCFSGENEGSERARKMLSCNSCGKKYHRNCLKAWSQHRDLFHWSSWTCPSCRICEVCRRTGDPNKFMFCKRCDGAYHCYCQQPPHKNVGHGRYLCPKHTKCHSCSSSVPGNGLSVRWFLGYTCCDACGRLFVKGNYCPVCLKVYRDSESTPMVCCDICQRWVHCPCDGISDAKYMQFQVDGNLQYVCPTCRGECCQIRNLEEAVQELWRRRDEADKDLIASLRAAAGLPTEEEIFDISPFSDDEESGPILKNEYSRSLKFSLKGLGDKSPRKSKEHGKKSSNKKYGKKKGDIKNEEMQFSGELASLSPVAGDLTEGVSAANEAAVSKHKNVDEVTTTNVTKASRTIKIKSSKSHGLNTREETGTNNGGPKTTQGPKLVIHLGGRSRNATSPPRSEGSSFKRGQELPSSNVGAEDTSQLKHPEYIDRPDTGSKFGDSKGHKIDHTDQKKGPKLREKDSHLIKFKNANSELSIISSKLTGGEFADGYESVSPKNTYSILGKRGTEDSASVRSGSEVPVSRRTKYSSVKPAEDSPISGDLIDDNSSIPSISQASTKDRKPFLKFKIPKNSNNGNQNVPSSFSNVTQNPLPLPGKEEITYTRGQRSKRRRPGQGDEDASQWREDTMKDFTDANWILQKLGKDAAGKRVEVHQASNNSWHRGTVVEVFEGTSVVSIALDDGKKTKSFELGKQGIRFVSQKQKY; encoded by the exons ATGGCCTTTCATGTTGCTTGCCCAATTACCTG cCGGCGGATATGTTTCTGTGCTTTGGGCTTTCCGGGGAGGCTGCGGAGCGAGAAGGGCAAGAACGACTTTTTGGAGGAGGTTGCTAGGGTTGAGCAGTTCTTGAATGACCCGTGGTTGATCAAGGCAACGGAGAATGCAACGGTTCAGGTTAAGGTTCCGAAAGTTATTGTCTCACAAGCGCCGCCGCCTCCGCCGCCCCAATTTGCGGCGGTCGTGTCGGTGGGGGGTGGAGAAGATGAGGCAGCCGCGATGGCAGCAGCTTCGGCGCAGGTAAAGAGGGCTGCGCTGCAGAAGCAAGCAGCTGCTGCTTCGATGGTGGCTGAGGATTACGCTAGGAGGTTTGAGTCTGGCGATTTGGCG ACTTCTGTAAAGGATGCTGCTGGAGAAGAGCAAGGTCAGTCAACTACCAAAATAATGTGTCGGCTATGCTTTTCTGGTGAAAATGAAGGAAGTGAAAGGGCAAGAAAGATGTTATCTTGCAATAGTTGTGGCAAGAAGTACCACCGGAACTGCCTAAAAGCTTGGTCTCAACACAGAG ATCTTTTTCACTGGAGTTCTTGGACTTGCCCCTCTTGCCGCATATGTGAG GTGTGTCGAAGAACTGGAGATCCAAATAAGTTTATGTTCTGTAAAAGGTGTGACGGTGCATACCACTGTTACTGTCAGCAACCTCCACACAAG AATGTTGGCCATGGGCGTTATTTGTGTccaaaacacaccaagtgcCATAGCTGTAGTTCTTCAGTCCCTGGAAATGGCCTAAGTGTAAG ATGGTTTTTGGGCTATACTTGTTGTGATGCTTGCGGAAGATTGTTTGTAAAAGGAAATTACTGCCCTGTTTGTTTAAAG GTCTATAGAGACTCTGAATCAACTCCCATGGTTTGCTGTGATATCTGTCAACGCTGGGTGCATTGTCCCTGTGATGGGATCAG TGATGCAAAATACATGCAATTTCAAGTTGATGGAAATCTCCAATATGTTTGTCCTACTTGTCGTGGAGAATGCTGCCAG ATCAGGAATCTTGAGGAGGCTGTTCAGGAGCTCTGGAGACGAAGAGATGAGGCTGACAAGGATCTGATAGCAAGCTTGAGGGCAGCAGCTGGTCTGCCAACTGAAGAAGAAATTTTTGACATTTCACCTTTTTCTGATGATGAAGAGAGTGGACCCATCTTAAAGAATGAGTACAGCCGTTCTTTGAAGTTTTCTCTTAAAGGGTTAGGTGATAAATCACCACGGAAGAGCAAAGAGCATGGgaaaaaatcttcaaataaGAAGTATGGCAAGAAAAAGG GCGATATTAAGAATgaagaaatgcaattttctggTGAACTTGCTAGTCTCTCTCCTGTTGCCGGAGATTTGACAGAAGGTGTATCTGCAGCAAATGAGGCTGCGGTCTCCAAACACAAGAATGTTGATGAGGTTACAACAACCAATGTAACTAAGGCATCTAGAACTATCAAAATAAAGAGTAGTAAGTCTCACGGCTTGAATACCAGGGAGGAAACTGGAACTAATAATGGCGGGCCCAAGACTACGCAAGGACCAAAGCTTGTTATACATTTGGGTGGGCGAAGTAGAAATGCAACTAGTCCTCCAAGATCTGAAGGTTCGAGCTTCAAAAGGGGTCAAGAATTGCCTTCTTCAAATG TAGGAGCTGAGGATACGAGTCAACTGAAACATCCTGAGTATATCGACAGGCCTGACACTGGATCTAAATTTGGCGATTCAAAAG GACACAAAATAGACCACACTGATCAAAAAAAGGGTCCTAAGTTACGAGAAAAAGACAGCCATTTGATAAAGTTCAAGAATGCCAATTCAGAACTCTCTATCATTAGCTCAAAACTTACTGGAGGAGAATTCGCTGATGGGTATGAATCTGTTTCCCCAAAGAATACATATTCTATTCTAGGAAAGAGGGGTACTGAAGACAGTGCATCTGTAAGGAGTGGCTCTGAAGTCCCAGTCAGTCGGAGGACCAAATATTCTTCCGTGAAGCCTGCTGAGGATAGTCCTATTTCTGGTGACTTGATTGATGATAATAGTAGCATACCTTCCATTTCACAGGCTTCAACCAAGGATCGCAAGCCTTTCTTGAAGTTTAAAATTCCCAAGAATTCTAATAATGGCAACCAAAATGTTCCCAGTAGTTTCAGTAATGTAACTCAGAATCCATTGCCACTTCCTGGGAAGGAAGAGATAACTTATACCCGGGGTCAAAGGTCAAAACGGAGAAGACCAGGACAAGGTGATGAAGATGCATCCCAATGGCGTGAAGACACAATGAAGGACTTCACAGATGCCAATTGGATACTGCAGAAATTGGGAAAAGATGCTGCTGGGAAGAGAGTAGAAGTTCATCAAGCATCCAACAATTCTTG GCATAGGGGGACCGTGGTAGAAGTCTTTGAGGGTACGTCAGTCGTTTCAATTGCTCTTGATGATGGGAAGAAGACCAAGAGTTTTGAACTTGGGAAGCAAGGAATCCGTTTCGTTTCTCAGAAGCAAAAGTATTGA